The Cervus canadensis isolate Bull #8, Minnesota chromosome 9, ASM1932006v1, whole genome shotgun sequence genome contains a region encoding:
- the TSC22D1 gene encoding TSC22 domain family protein 1 isoform X4 gives MHQPPESTAAAAAADMSARKMAHPAMFPRRGSGGGSASALGAAGTGVGSSAPSAEDFPPPSLLQPPPPAASSLSGPQPPPPQSLNLLSQAQLQAQPLAPGGTQMKKKSGFQITSVTPAQISASISSNNSIAEDTESYDDLDESHTEDLSSSEILDVSLSRATDLGEPERSSSEETLNNFQEAETPGAVSPNQPHLPQPHLPHLPQQNVVINGSAHPHPLHHHHPIHGHHLHHGPHHPSHAGVASTSIPGGPPSSPGSRKLSAAGSSDGVMPVAPTSAVSSSGSPASVMTSIRAPSTTGSLGINSVTGTNTMNNVNITAVGSFNPAVTSSILGNANISVSSIPSAASVSVGPAVSSGVNVNILSGMGNGTIASSAALNSAASAAAGMTVGSVSSQQQQPAVNTSRFRVVKLDSTSEPFKKGRWTCTEFYEKENAAIPATEGVVVNKVVESVRQNPTEATSERESTSGSSVSSSVSTLSHYTESVGSGEMGTLAAPPVQPQPPPTLPGVALPQMDFSGAAPQGISAVSIPQSISQSQISQVQLPSQELGYQPKPGLQPVPLQAGIQPSPVGVVGVTSALGQQPSIASLAQPQLPYSQAAPPVQAPLQGAPPQQVQYGQPAPAVAPPMAPSHGTSVTPNPASEYVQPSPLLQTAVPSGQPTSAGVALGATVIPMAQPQSIQLPVQPAAVQAQPAGAAGQPVGKAHTAVAVVPPGSQIANIGQQTSLPSALQQPSTQVTPSVIQQGAPPASQIVPPAPAAILHQGVQPSASSLPQQLVIAPQSTLLPAPPQPQGVESVAPGVVSKQLPAVSPLPSASSISVTNQVSSAGPSGLPSAPTNLVPSQNIAQAPATQNGNLVQSVSQPPLLASNINLPLAQQLPLSSVQFSAQSLAQAIGSQIEDARRPAEPSLVGLPQTISGDSGGVSAVSDGSSSSLAASASLFPLKVLPLTTPLVDGEDESASLLPEVQGVILEPQIQPRPRRAFDVRGPLSPLNLWRQNIQLLERVGKG, from the coding sequence ATGCACCAGCCGCCCGAGTCCACGGCGGCCGCGGCCGCTGCAGACATGAGTGCTAGGAAGATGGCGCACCCGGCAATGTTCCCTAGAAGGGGCAGCGGCGGGGGCAGCGCCTCCGCTCTCGGTGCAGCAGGTACCGGCGTCGGTAGTAGTGCCCCATCTGCTGAGGATTTTCCGCCTCCGTCGCTGCTCCAGCCGCCGCCTCCTGCAGCATCTTCTCTGTCGGGACCACAGCCTCCGCCTCCACAAAGCCTGAACCTCCTTTCGCAGGCTCAGCTGCAGGCACAGCCTCTTGCGCCAGGCGGAACgcagatgaaaaagaaaagtggctTCCAGATAACGAGCGTGACCCCGGCTCAGATCTCCGCTAGCATCAGCTCGAACAACAGCATCGCAGAGGACACGGAGAGCTACGACGACCTGGATGAGTCTCACACGGAAGATCTGTCGTCCTCCGAGATCCTTGATGTGTCGCTTTCCAGGGCCACGGACTTAGGGGAGCCTGAACGCAGCTCCTCAGAAGAGACTCTCAATAACTTCCAGGAAGCCGAGACACCTGGGGCGGTCTCTCCCAACCAGCCCCACCTTCCTCAGCCTCATTTGCCTCACCTTCCACAACAGAACGTTGTGATCAATGGGAGTGCTCATCCACAccccctccatcaccaccatcccatTCATGGCCACCACCTGCACCACGGGCCCCACCACCCATCCCATGCCGGTGTGGCCAGTACATCCATCCCTGGAGGGCCGCCCTCAAGCCCAGGGTCCAGAAAACTCTCGGCCGCGGGAAGCTCTGACGGTGTTATGCCAGTTGCACCAACTTCTGCTGTATCATCGAGTGGCTCGCCGGCATCTGTCATGACTAGTATACGTGCTCCGAGTACTACCGGCAGCCTAGGTATAAATTCTGTTACAGGCACGAATACAATGAATAACGTTAACATCACTGCTGTGGGTAGTTTTAATCCTGCTGTGACCAGCAGCATCCTTGGTAACGCTAATATAAGTGTGAGCAGTATCCCCAGTGCTGCTAGTGTGAGTGTCGGGCCTGCAGTGAGCAGCGGGGTTAATGTGAATATCTTGAGTGGCATGGGCAATGGTACGATTGCTTCCTCCGCGGCCCTTAACAGCGCTGCCAGTGCAGCTGCGGGCATGACTGTGGGGTCCGTTTCGAGTCAGCAGCAACAGCCAGCAGTTAACACGTCCAGGTTCAGAGTCGTGAAGTTAGATTCTACTTCTGAGCCTTTCAAAAAAGGTCGATGGACTTGCACTGAgttctatgaaaaagaaaacgCCGCCATACCCGCCACCGAAGGGGTGGTGGTAAATAAGGTGGTGGAAAGTGTAAGACAAAACCCGACCGAAGCGACTTCCGAGAGGGAGAGCACGAGTGGGAGCTCCGTGAGCAGCAGCGTCAGCACACTGAGTCACTACACGGAGAGTGTGGGCAGCGGAGAGATGGGCACCCTGGCGGCCCCGCCGGTGCAGCCGCAGCCTCCCCCGACCCTTCCAGGGGTGGCTCTTCCGCAGATGGACTTCAGTGGCGCCGCTCCACAGGGCATTTCAGCAGTTAGCATCCCTCAGAGTATTTCTCAGTCGCAGATCTCGCAGGTACAGTTACCGTCTCAAGAACTGGGCTATCAGCCGAAGCCAGGTCTTCAACCAGTACCTCTGCAAGCCGGTATCCAGCCGTCACCTGTTGGCGTGGTGGGCGTCACTTCGGCTTTAGGTCAGCAGCCTTCCATCGCCAGCCTGGCTCAGCCCCAACTGCCGTATTCCCAGGCGGCCCCCCCAGTGCAAGCTCCCCTGCAAGGCGCGCCACCCCAACAGGTACAATATGGCCAGCCGGCGCCAGCTGTGGCCCCTCCGATGGCCCCAAGCCACGGTACATCAGTGACTCCGAACCCAGCCTCTGAGTATGTTCAGCCCTCACCGCTTCTCCAAACAGCGGTGCCCTCTGGACAGCCCACTTCTGCAGGGGTGGCCCTGGGAGCCACGGTGATTCCTATGGCTCAGCCACAGAGCATCCAGCTCCCAGTGCAGCCCGCGGCAGTCCAAGCACAACCTGCAGGGGCAGCTGGCCAACCTGTTGGCAAGGCTCACACGGCAGTAGCTGTGGTACCTCCCGGCAGTCAAATTGCAAATATTGGTCAACAGACAAGCCTACCATCGGCACTGCAGCAGCCTTCCACCCAAGTCACACCTTCAGTTATCCAGCAAGGTGCTCCTCCGGCTTCACAGATAGTGCCACCTGCTCCAGCTGCGATCCTTCATCAGGGAGTTCAGCCCAGCGCTTCAAGCCTTCCTCAACAACTGGTCATTGCACCCCAGAGTACCCTGTTACCTGCGCCTCCCCAGCCACAGGGGGTCGAGTCGGTAGCTCCAGGAGTGGTTTCGAAGCAGTTGCCTGCAGTTAGTCCTTTGCCCTCTGCTAGTAGTATTTCTGTTACGAATCAGGTTAGTTCAGCTGGTCCTTCTGGACTGCCTTCTGCCCCGACAAACTTGGTTCCATCACAGAATATAGCACAAGCCCCCGCCACTCAGAATGGTAATTTGGTTCAAAGTGTCAGTCAGCCTCCCTTGCTAGCATCTAATATAAATTTGCCTTTGGCACAACAGCTACCGCTCAGTTCTGTTCAATTCTCCGCACAATCATTAGCTCAGGCAATTGGAAGCCAAATCGAAGATGCCAGGCGCCCAGCGGAACCCTCCTTAGTTGGCTTACCTCAGACCATCAGTGGTGACAGTGGGGGAGTGTCAGCAGTTTCAGATGGCAGTAGCAGCAGCCTTGCAGCCTCTGCTTCTCTTTTCCCGTTGAAGGTGCTACCGCTGACGACACCCTTGGTGGATGGCGAGGACGAGAG